In Arthrobacter ramosus, one DNA window encodes the following:
- a CDS encoding serine/threonine-protein kinase: MKKRGETVPDGRITGDSDALVAGRYRLGTLIGRGATASVYRAQDERLGRDVALKLFAPLLGGPDELARHENEMRLLATFNHPSLVTLFDAGTDHRDPEHARTFLTMELIHGPDLYARLRGRPLAPQDVAHIGADLASALEYVHGRGIIHRDIKPANVLLADAPAGSPIRPKLTDFGIARIIEGTRLTATGTMVGTAAYLSPEQATGSVLGPSSDIYSLGLLLLECLTAKLEYPGTSVESAVARLHRPPRVPEDLGTRWVDLLTAMTSTEPSARPGALEVEQALRSAFSSGVPAATPVGANGATQTLPRMPDRPPRTAKATIQMQVQPAAMAGVIAGGGAVVGPAVRNRRQWRGKPASRARRSAWAVGAALLTTALVIIGVSAFQPPAPAAPDPSVSATPSTQTPTPSPGVETSPPVAPVPLAPAPGRHKSNGKGNGG, encoded by the coding sequence TTGAAGAAGCGAGGTGAAACCGTGCCGGATGGCCGTATTACTGGAGACAGCGATGCTCTTGTAGCTGGCCGGTACAGGCTGGGAACCTTGATCGGCCGCGGCGCGACGGCGTCGGTGTACCGGGCGCAGGATGAGAGGCTAGGCCGCGACGTGGCACTCAAGCTCTTTGCTCCCCTGCTGGGCGGGCCGGATGAGCTTGCCCGGCATGAAAACGAGATGCGGCTCCTGGCGACATTCAACCATCCGTCACTCGTCACTCTCTTCGACGCCGGTACCGACCATCGGGATCCGGAGCATGCCCGGACATTCCTCACCATGGAACTGATTCACGGTCCGGACCTGTATGCCAGATTGCGGGGCCGACCGCTGGCGCCCCAGGACGTAGCCCACATCGGGGCGGATCTGGCTTCGGCCCTGGAATACGTCCATGGGCGTGGGATCATCCACCGCGATATCAAGCCCGCGAATGTCCTCTTGGCTGATGCCCCCGCAGGATCCCCCATCCGGCCCAAACTCACCGACTTTGGAATCGCCCGCATCATCGAGGGAACGCGCCTGACCGCAACTGGCACCATGGTGGGAACCGCCGCATACCTGAGCCCGGAACAGGCCACCGGCTCTGTCCTCGGACCGTCAAGCGATATCTACTCCCTCGGACTTCTCCTCCTCGAATGCCTGACCGCAAAGCTCGAATACCCGGGAACGAGCGTGGAGTCGGCCGTTGCGAGGCTCCACCGCCCACCCCGTGTACCGGAGGACCTTGGGACGCGGTGGGTTGACCTCCTCACCGCCATGACATCGACTGAGCCTTCTGCACGGCCCGGCGCACTAGAGGTTGAGCAAGCACTTCGGAGTGCCTTCAGTTCCGGCGTCCCTGCGGCGACGCCCGTTGGCGCCAACGGAGCCACGCAGACCCTTCCCCGCATGCCCGACCGCCCGCCCCGCACAGCCAAGGCAACCATCCAGATGCAAGTGCAGCCCGCGGCAATGGCGGGCGTAATCGCGGGCGGTGGCGCCGTCGTCGGGCCGGCCGTACGAAACAGGCGCCAATGGCGAGGGAAACCGGCAAGCCGCGCGCGCAGATCGGCGTGGGCTGTCGGCGCCGCACTCCTTACGACCGCTCTGGTGATCATTGGTGTGAGCGCCTTCCAGCCGCCTGCTCCCGCCGCCCCGGACCCGTCCGTCTCGGCAACGCCCAGCACCCAAACGCCAACGCCCTCGCCGGGCGTTGAGACATCTCCGCCGGTTGCGCCGGTTCCTTTAGCACCGGCGCCA